The Chloroflexus aggregans DSM 9485 genome segment AAAACCTTACCGGGATTGAGCCGCCCTTCTGGGTCGAAATGGGATTTAATCGCGCGCTGGATGGCAATTTGCGTTTCTCCCAACGCTTGTCGCATAAAAGGCCGTTTGAGGGTGCCAATCCCATGCTCACCCGATAGAGTACCTCCCATCTCCAGGGCTACGGCAAAGATCGCTTCAGCGCACGGCCAGAGCCGGGCCAGCTCGCCGGAGTTGCGTGCGTCAAAGAGGATGTTGGGGTGTAGGTTGCCATCACCCGCGTGCCCAAAAACAACAATCGGTAGCTCATAAGCGGCACTGACCTGCTTGATCCGGCTAACGCATGCCGCGATTTGCGGTACCGGAACGCTGATGTCTTCGCCGAGCCGGTTGGGTCGAATGCGTGCCAGCGCCGGCGCGATAACCCGCCGTGCTTGCCAGAGATTTGCCTCGTCACCGGCAGTGCGGGCGACGATCACCCGCTCGGCGCCACCCGTGCGCGCCAGTTCGGCGAGGGCCGCCGCTTCTTGGTCAACTGCTTCCGGTTCGCCGTCGGCCAACATCAGAAGCAACGCACCGGCATCACGTGGCAGGCCGATCTGGAGATACGCCTCCACCGCAGCAATTGTGGTATCGTCCATCAGTTCAAGACTGGCCGGAATAAGGCCGGAGGCCATAATTCGCTCTACCGTTGCACAGGCCTCGTGGAGGGTACGAAAGATCGCCATCGTTGTTCGCCGAGCGCGCGGTAAGGGGATCAGGCGGAGGGTCGCTTCAGTAATAACCGCCAACGTTCCCTCCGAACCGACCAACAACTGCGCCAGCCCGTTACTCTCGCCTTGGCCGCTGAACCCGTCACCGTAACGCACGATCGTGCCATCGGCCAGGACTGCGGTGACGCCAAGAACATAATCGGCGGTAACGCCGTATTTGAGACAGCGCGGCCCACCGGCGTTGCATGCAATATTGCCGCCAATGGTTGAAGCAGTCTGACTGCTCGGATCGGGAGGGTAAAAGAGACCAACCCGCTCGGCAGCACGCTGGAGTTCGGCGGTAATAACCCCAGCCCCAACGTGGGCTACCTGCTGCTCACGATCGATTGCCAGTTGTTCCATTCGGTTCAACCCGATCACCAGACTACCCGCCGTGGGTACCGACCCACCGGCTAACCCACTACCGGCACCGCGGGTAACCACCGGTAACCGATGTGCGGCAGCGATCCGCATCAACGCTGCAACCTCATCGGTGGTGGCCGGCAAGGCCACGGCTAACGGCAACCCATTCGGTTGCGCAATCGAGGCGTCTTGCCCATATACGGCCAGTTGATCGGGGTGGTGAATGAGGAAGCGTTTCCCGACAACCTGTTGCATCGCACGCACCGGGTCGGCTTCCGTCACGCCGGTTGCCGGTACCAGAGAGGGGAACGTCGGTTCAGGTGGTGGCCCGAACTCGGTGCAAGGTTGTCCGCCTAACGCTGCAACGTGGGCTTTAACGGTAGCATAGTGTGTCTGGTCGATCAGCGGCCCGATATGCACACTTCCAACACCGGC includes the following:
- a CDS encoding FAD-binding oxidoreductase, producing the protein MTTTPSPFTIHAGALLASTPASTTATAFNEALAAYGLCLPIVPLRAEVTLAELVACNSGGRYRLQSGPIGRYVRAATLERDGKLLTIGGPTLKRATGYNLHRALAGQGVRLGTIRELTFNLRPLPAATALRLVRGPIERLLALAEHLVMDGAGVRALAFDAAGMLLIELAGLPAVVERQSDAVARAATRAQLTLVTDSLHSWYHWEELAHRHTALPADQRLDVTLPRRALPDLIAACHALTGIMIWGDAGVGSVHIGPLIDQTHYATVKAHVAALGGQPCTEFGPPPEPTFPSLVPATGVTEADPVRAMQQVVGKRFLIHHPDQLAVYGQDASIAQPNGLPLAVALPATTDEVAALMRIAAAHRLPVVTRGAGSGLAGGSVPTAGSLVIGLNRMEQLAIDREQQVAHVGAGVITAELQRAAERVGLFYPPDPSSQTASTIGGNIACNAGGPRCLKYGVTADYVLGVTAVLADGTIVRYGDGFSGQGESNGLAQLLVGSEGTLAVITEATLRLIPLPRARRTTMAIFRTLHEACATVERIMASGLIPASLELMDDTTIAAVEAYLQIGLPRDAGALLLMLADGEPEAVDQEAAALAELARTGGAERVIVARTAGDEANLWQARRVIAPALARIRPNRLGEDISVPVPQIAACVSRIKQVSAAYELPIVVFGHAGDGNLHPNILFDARNSGELARLWPCAEAIFAVALEMGGTLSGEHGIGTLKRPFMRQALGETQIAIQRAIKSHFDPEGRLNPGKVLP